From a region of the Citricoccus muralis genome:
- a CDS encoding tripartite tricarboxylate transporter permease — MIPELLLQLPLPIAANAVTDGIGVVLQWDTLLYIGLGMLVGMLVGAFPGVTATMAVALASGFTLTMDPIQGLAVLLTIYVAAQFGDRVPAILINTPGTPASIATTFDGYPLAKQGKAGLAMTASAFGSAFGMIIGIIVLSLFAIPLAGLARQFGPPEMFALVIFGLTMMIGVSSGRIFKGLVAGAFGLLLATVGRDPITGDQRFTLDILELNGGVPFIPVIIGLFGVAEVLNQMVTHRRNAIQDKPISQLGQWMPDRAMFRRLIKPMGIGAGTGSVVGLVPAVGGDIAGIIAWDNAKRFSKRKDEFGKGSIEGLTSADTSSTATLGGSVTTTMALGVPGDSVMAVLIGSMMIWGIQPGPALFTNDPSLVYTLATILLVATVLSLGLSLVRMKSMVKLLELKNQYLWIIILVFCMVGTYSISNSVFDVFVMLIMGLIGLFMLRFGFPAGPAVLGLILGPLAESNLRRTLIGDGWTGFLTSPIALVLFAISAAALLLPPLRQMRLRRKQALKGKDEGLSVLIP; from the coding sequence GTGATCCCCGAACTCCTTCTCCAGCTTCCCCTGCCCATCGCGGCGAACGCCGTCACCGACGGCATCGGCGTGGTCCTGCAGTGGGACACCCTGCTGTACATCGGCCTGGGCATGCTCGTGGGCATGCTGGTCGGCGCGTTCCCCGGCGTCACGGCCACCATGGCCGTGGCCCTGGCCTCCGGCTTCACGCTGACCATGGACCCCATCCAGGGCCTGGCCGTGCTGTTGACGATCTACGTGGCCGCGCAGTTCGGCGACCGGGTACCGGCCATCCTCATCAACACCCCCGGCACCCCGGCCTCGATCGCGACCACCTTCGACGGCTACCCCCTGGCCAAACAGGGCAAGGCCGGCCTGGCGATGACGGCCTCCGCCTTCGGCTCCGCGTTCGGCATGATCATCGGCATCATCGTGCTCTCGCTGTTCGCCATCCCCCTGGCCGGCCTCGCCCGCCAGTTCGGGCCACCGGAGATGTTCGCCCTCGTGATCTTCGGCCTGACGATGATGATCGGCGTCTCCTCCGGCCGCATCTTCAAAGGCCTGGTCGCCGGCGCCTTCGGCCTGTTGCTGGCCACCGTGGGACGTGACCCGATCACCGGTGACCAGCGCTTCACCCTGGACATCCTGGAACTCAACGGCGGAGTGCCCTTCATCCCCGTGATCATCGGTCTGTTCGGTGTGGCCGAGGTCCTCAACCAGATGGTCACCCACCGCCGCAACGCGATCCAGGACAAGCCCATCAGCCAGCTGGGACAGTGGATGCCGGACCGGGCGATGTTCCGCCGGCTGATCAAGCCCATGGGCATCGGCGCCGGCACCGGCTCCGTGGTGGGCCTGGTACCGGCCGTCGGCGGGGACATCGCCGGCATCATCGCCTGGGACAACGCCAAGCGATTCTCCAAGCGCAAGGACGAGTTCGGCAAGGGCTCCATCGAGGGCCTCACCTCCGCCGACACCTCATCCACCGCCACCCTCGGCGGCTCCGTCACCACCACCATGGCACTGGGCGTGCCGGGCGACTCGGTCATGGCCGTCCTGATCGGCTCCATGATGATCTGGGGCATCCAGCCGGGGCCGGCCCTGTTCACCAACGATCCCTCGCTGGTCTACACCCTGGCGACGATCCTGCTGGTGGCCACCGTGCTCTCGCTGGGGCTGTCCCTGGTCCGCATGAAGTCGATGGTGAAACTGCTGGAGCTGAAGAACCAGTACCTCTGGATCATCATCCTGGTGTTCTGCATGGTCGGCACCTACTCCATCAGCAACTCCGTCTTCGACGTCTTCGTCATGCTGATCATGGGACTGATCGGGCTGTTCATGCTCCGCTTCGGTTTCCCCGCTGGACCAGCCGTCCTCGGCCTGATCCTCGGCCCCCTCGCGGAATCCAACCTGCGGCGCACCCTGATCGGGGACGGCTGGACCGGATTCCTCACCAGCCCCATCGCCCTGGTGCTCTTCGCCATCTCGGCCGCAGCACTCCTGCTGCCCCCGCTGCGCCAGATGCGCCTGCGCCGCAAGCAGGCCCTGAAGGGCAAGGACGAGGGACTGTCCGTCCTGATCCCCTGA
- a CDS encoding Gfo/Idh/MocA family protein: MSTARPGTQNRTQHRAQNRTQHRAQNRTQHRTQNRTLRVGIAGGGAIFRNHLEAYRALQDVEVVALCDIDAERAGAVAAAHGIQHAFGSVTDLLAWRGADGRGIDLISVCTPHPTHEAVVTEAAAAGVHVLCEKPIAIDLEAAERMVVACREASVTFGVLFQRRFWPAAQRIRAAIDDGTLGTPILGHCSVLLHREPEYYSATDWRGTWASDGGGVLMTQGIHYIDLLQWFMGEVVEVHGHMATFVHGDHIEVEDSAVATLRFASGAIATVQASTAVTPSLGVQVRVTGSTGATAQVTEFPEGTDGRVDIWAAGDSVGAQETWPSSLNPNVDLAAINGALIPWHRAQVADFVDAVRTGGTPAVTGEEATKSLRILLAVYESSRTGKPVVF, from the coding sequence ATGAGCACCGCCCGACCTGGAACCCAGAACCGCACCCAGCACCGCGCCCAGAACCGCACCCAGCACCGCGCCCAGAACCGCACCCAGCACCGCACCCAGAACCGCACCCTGCGCGTCGGCATCGCCGGAGGTGGGGCGATCTTCCGCAACCACCTGGAGGCCTACCGGGCCCTGCAGGACGTCGAGGTGGTGGCCCTGTGTGACATCGACGCCGAGCGGGCCGGTGCGGTCGCCGCGGCTCACGGGATCCAGCATGCCTTCGGCTCCGTCACGGACCTGCTGGCCTGGCGGGGTGCCGATGGACGAGGGATCGACCTGATCTCGGTGTGCACCCCGCACCCCACCCACGAGGCCGTCGTCACGGAGGCCGCCGCCGCCGGTGTGCACGTGCTGTGTGAGAAGCCCATCGCGATCGACCTCGAGGCCGCCGAGCGGATGGTGGTCGCCTGCCGCGAGGCCTCCGTGACCTTCGGCGTGCTGTTCCAGCGCCGGTTCTGGCCCGCCGCCCAGCGGATCCGGGCCGCCATCGACGACGGGACGCTGGGCACCCCGATCCTCGGCCACTGCTCCGTGCTGCTGCACCGGGAACCCGAGTACTACTCCGCCACCGACTGGAGGGGCACCTGGGCCTCGGACGGCGGCGGGGTGCTGATGACCCAGGGCATCCACTACATCGACCTGCTCCAGTGGTTCATGGGCGAGGTGGTCGAGGTGCACGGGCACATGGCGACCTTCGTGCACGGCGACCACATCGAGGTCGAGGACTCGGCCGTGGCGACCCTCAGGTTCGCCTCCGGGGCCATCGCCACCGTGCAGGCCTCCACCGCCGTCACCCCGTCGCTCGGCGTCCAGGTCCGCGTCACCGGTTCCACGGGTGCCACCGCGCAGGTGACCGAGTTCCCCGAGGGCACCGACGGGCGGGTGGACATCTGGGCGGCCGGGGACAGCGTCGGCGCCCAGGAGACCTGGCCGTCCTCGCTCAACCCCAACGTGGACCTGGCCGCCATCAACGGTGCCCTGATCCCGTGGCACCGGGCCCAGGTGGCCGACTTCGTGGACGCCGTCCGCACCGGCGGCACCCCCGCCGTGACGGGCGAGGAGGCCACCAAGTCCCTGCGCATCCTGCTGGCGGTGTACGAATCCTCCCGCACCGGCAAACCGGTGGTGTTCTGA
- a CDS encoding LacI family DNA-binding transcriptional regulator, protein MDVERDDAAAARIRLEDVAREAGVAPSTASRAFTRPDRVNFQTVERVMDAAARLGYRREPPRAAASPAASSRAVNLLVQDLANPFFADLLKGAVSQARSAGYLVTLGDAEESATMERTHLERLTGDANGVVAAARWTSDAELREMARRRPLVLFNREVAGISSVVAGDADSSRHLIEHLHALGHRKIVYCAGPHNAWSNVLRQKAQDEVAQALGIELITTGPFKPLIGQGAAAAALAWARKPTAIIGYNDQLAVGILRHLISNGVDVPRDVSVAGYDNTYGSDFVHSGLTCVDAPVEQAGRAAVDLLLARMAGERTVHQLRLASGLQVRGSTGPASTSPSSAPILSAVRR, encoded by the coding sequence ATGGATGTTGAACGGGACGATGCCGCTGCGGCGAGGATTCGCCTTGAAGACGTGGCCCGGGAGGCCGGTGTGGCCCCGTCCACGGCGTCCCGGGCGTTCACGCGGCCAGACCGGGTGAACTTCCAGACTGTGGAGCGCGTCATGGACGCGGCCGCCCGGTTGGGATACCGGCGTGAGCCCCCGCGTGCGGCCGCGAGCCCGGCGGCCTCCTCCCGTGCGGTGAATCTCCTGGTGCAGGACCTGGCCAACCCCTTCTTCGCTGACCTCCTCAAAGGTGCCGTCAGCCAGGCGCGCTCGGCCGGCTACCTCGTGACCCTGGGCGATGCCGAAGAATCTGCCACCATGGAGCGGACGCACCTGGAACGGTTGACCGGGGATGCGAACGGTGTGGTCGCCGCGGCCCGCTGGACCTCTGATGCCGAGCTGCGGGAGATGGCACGGCGTCGGCCGCTGGTGCTGTTCAACCGGGAGGTGGCGGGCATCAGCTCGGTGGTGGCCGGGGATGCCGATTCCAGCCGGCATCTGATCGAGCACCTGCATGCCTTGGGGCACCGGAAGATCGTGTACTGCGCGGGGCCGCACAATGCGTGGAGCAACGTCCTGCGCCAGAAGGCCCAGGACGAGGTGGCCCAGGCTCTGGGGATCGAGTTGATCACCACGGGGCCGTTCAAGCCACTGATCGGCCAGGGGGCCGCCGCGGCTGCCTTGGCTTGGGCGCGGAAACCGACCGCCATCATCGGGTACAACGACCAGCTGGCCGTCGGCATCCTCCGGCACCTGATCTCCAACGGTGTGGACGTCCCGAGAGATGTCTCCGTGGCCGGTTACGACAACACCTATGGTTCGGACTTCGTGCATTCGGGTCTGACCTGTGTGGACGCCCCGGTGGAGCAGGCCGGCCGCGCGGCCGTGGACCTGCTGCTGGCCCGCATGGCGGGAGAGCGGACCGTGCACCAACTCCGGCTGGCTTCTGGGTTGCAGGTCCGTGGCTCGACCGGCCCGGCGTCCACGTCCCCCTCCTCGGCCCCCATCCTGTCTGCGGTGCGCCGGTGA
- a CDS encoding DMT family transporter, whose protein sequence is MGRTLSLLLALAGGVAIAIQARITGALRAELGDASLAATVTFGSGLVLMLLVNGLVRANRRGVVQLVRGAAAGRFPWVFVFSGLLGAFAVYGQAVTVDLVGVALFSLVFISGQMLSSTLMDTVGWVPSGRHRLSLRRSVGVLAGLAGVGLALSPRLLGGGFGGVSGDAGGAGAAPGSEMLLALGLPLLIVLAGGLLQPPQMAMNAVMGAAVGRIEPLVLFNYLIGTLALLAVAAPQITAGGLARLPWGPGDWWYYTGGLLGSVVVIGGALLTRTIGSLLFTLGLVAGQLAGSLVVDAVWPTRGAEVTWQVLTGAVITLLALVLASSSTLRTSLRNPPRKPARTPSQTPSQTTRSGRS, encoded by the coding sequence ATGGGTAGGACCCTGTCGCTGCTCCTGGCGCTGGCCGGCGGCGTGGCGATTGCCATCCAGGCCCGGATCACCGGCGCTCTGAGGGCCGAGCTGGGAGATGCCTCCCTGGCCGCGACGGTGACCTTCGGCTCCGGGCTGGTGTTGATGCTGCTCGTCAACGGCCTGGTCCGGGCGAACCGCCGTGGGGTGGTCCAACTGGTCAGAGGTGCGGCCGCGGGACGGTTCCCGTGGGTGTTCGTCTTCTCCGGGCTCCTCGGTGCCTTCGCCGTGTACGGACAGGCCGTCACCGTGGACCTGGTGGGCGTTGCGCTGTTCTCCCTCGTCTTCATCTCCGGCCAGATGCTCTCTTCGACGCTGATGGACACCGTTGGGTGGGTGCCCTCGGGGCGTCACCGCCTGAGCCTGCGGAGGTCGGTGGGCGTGCTGGCCGGGCTGGCCGGCGTCGGGCTGGCGCTCTCCCCGCGCCTGCTCGGGGGTGGGTTCGGAGGGGTTTCCGGGGATGCCGGAGGTGCCGGGGCGGCCCCGGGCTCGGAGATGCTGTTGGCCCTCGGCTTGCCGCTGTTGATCGTCCTGGCCGGTGGCCTGCTCCAGCCGCCCCAGATGGCGATGAACGCGGTGATGGGTGCGGCCGTGGGCCGGATCGAGCCGCTCGTGCTGTTCAACTACCTGATCGGGACGCTGGCGCTACTGGCGGTGGCCGCACCGCAGATCACGGCCGGTGGCCTGGCCCGGCTGCCCTGGGGCCCTGGGGACTGGTGGTATTACACGGGTGGCCTGCTGGGTTCCGTGGTGGTGATCGGCGGGGCCCTCTTGACGCGGACCATCGGCTCGCTGTTGTTCACCCTCGGGCTCGTTGCCGGCCAGTTGGCCGGGTCGCTGGTGGTGGACGCGGTATGGCCCACGCGCGGCGCCGAGGTGACCTGGCAGGTCCTGACCGGGGCAGTCATCACGCTGTTGGCCCTGGTGTTGGCCTCCTCCAGCACGCTGCGGACCTCGCTGCGGAATCCGCCGCGGAAGCCGGCGCGGACGCCGTCTCAGACGCCGTCGCAGACCACCCGGAGCGGGAGATCCTGA
- a CDS encoding YciI family protein — translation MTAYAVTYAYVPETEEMVATRPSHVEFLSGLHEQGTLLVSGRLTEGDPLGALLIIKGESVDEVSSIMDGDPFFQAGFVAERTVRKWNIAFGSIEGAE, via the coding sequence ATGACCGCCTACGCCGTCACCTACGCCTACGTCCCCGAGACCGAGGAGATGGTCGCCACCCGCCCCTCCCACGTGGAGTTCCTGTCCGGGCTCCACGAACAGGGCACGCTCCTGGTCTCCGGACGACTGACCGAGGGTGATCCGCTGGGCGCCCTCCTGATCATCAAGGGCGAGTCCGTGGACGAGGTCTCCTCGATCATGGACGGCGACCCGTTCTTCCAGGCCGGCTTCGTCGCCGAGCGCACGGTGCGAAAGTGGAACATCGCCTTCGGCTCGATCGAGGGTGCCGAGTAA
- a CDS encoding tripartite tricarboxylate transporter substrate binding protein, protein MKQRTLMTSAATLAAAGLLLSGCASNSGGGGGGDEFPTEDIRLVVPWAAGGSGDLSARTLAPLLEDELGVSVIVENRPGANGSVGYNWLKEQEPDGYNLSMLGAEVATLQFMDYDIKPADYAFLGKILEGPGAIAVKADSPYETLQDLIDAAKAAPGEITYSSPGVGSVWDNPAQGFQEMAGIELTNVPYDGSAPSIAAAAAGDVDFSIDAMGSQKAQVDGGELRYLAVLADERVEDFPDVPTAAEQGVDLQNASFTGLMAPAGTPDDVVQALSDAIVAATEDEDYQSVIEQSNLVPVSVPAGEFTEFIQAEEERYGPWIELAKSKQG, encoded by the coding sequence ATGAAACAACGCACCCTGATGACTTCCGCGGCCACCCTGGCCGCCGCCGGACTTCTGCTGTCCGGCTGTGCCTCGAACTCCGGAGGCGGAGGCGGAGGCGACGAGTTCCCCACGGAGGACATCCGCCTCGTCGTGCCCTGGGCCGCCGGCGGCTCCGGCGACCTCTCTGCCCGCACCCTGGCCCCGCTGCTCGAGGACGAGCTCGGCGTCAGCGTCATCGTGGAGAACCGCCCCGGCGCGAACGGCTCCGTGGGCTACAACTGGCTCAAGGAGCAGGAGCCGGACGGCTACAACCTCTCCATGCTGGGCGCCGAGGTGGCCACCCTGCAGTTCATGGACTACGACATCAAGCCGGCCGACTACGCCTTCCTCGGCAAGATCCTCGAGGGCCCCGGCGCGATCGCCGTCAAGGCGGACAGCCCCTACGAGACCCTGCAGGACCTGATCGACGCCGCGAAGGCGGCTCCGGGCGAGATCACCTACTCCTCCCCCGGCGTCGGATCCGTGTGGGACAACCCCGCCCAGGGCTTCCAGGAGATGGCCGGCATCGAACTGACCAACGTTCCCTATGACGGCTCCGCCCCCTCGATCGCCGCGGCGGCGGCCGGTGACGTGGACTTCTCCATCGACGCCATGGGCTCCCAGAAGGCCCAGGTGGACGGCGGCGAGCTGCGCTACCTGGCCGTCCTGGCGGATGAACGCGTGGAGGACTTCCCGGATGTGCCCACCGCAGCCGAGCAGGGCGTCGATCTGCAGAACGCCTCCTTCACGGGCCTGATGGCTCCTGCCGGAACCCCGGACGACGTCGTCCAGGCTCTCTCGGACGCCATCGTGGCGGCCACTGAGGACGAGGACTACCAGTCCGTCATCGAGCAGTCCAACCTGGTCCCCGTCTCCGTTCCGGCCGGGGAGTTCACCGAGTTCATCCAGGCCGAGGAAGAGCGCTACGGCCCGTGGATCGAGCTCGCGAAGTCCAAGCAGGGCTAG
- a CDS encoding zinc-binding dehydrogenase, translating into MTSTTPAPATSTARTATAAVTTSRRAIEYRSIAAPVPAPGMAVIRMASVTLCGTDAHIWDDDYATELPIIQGHEAAGTIAALDPSDMPTDLGSGTDSGTGGWAVGDRVAISPMFYCGQCHACSIGRVNACRHMSVYGCYEDGSLVTEQAVPLEKLYRVPDGLELSLAPMSEPASIAMQAVNRGRAEAGETVLVSGAGPIGLLATVYLKDLGCDVTVSDMNPSRLALAAALGADRTFTVTPGDFPTAAQRTELDQLTRGDGPSLVIDATGAPASVATGVDLVATAGRVVCVGISDAELRLTLRTLPVKEIDLLGSRNSQNLIGEALDLLDRHQDSIGALLTHRFAFTELDAAFTTLVDPTAGVGKIAIDFPQRSERSEWSESREGATRP; encoded by the coding sequence ATGACCTCGACCACCCCCGCCCCGGCAACCAGCACCGCCCGCACCGCCACCGCCGCCGTGACCACGAGCCGCCGCGCCATCGAGTACCGCAGCATCGCGGCACCGGTGCCGGCGCCGGGCATGGCGGTCATCCGGATGGCTTCCGTGACCCTCTGCGGCACCGATGCGCACATCTGGGATGACGACTACGCCACCGAGCTGCCGATCATCCAAGGTCATGAGGCTGCCGGAACCATCGCCGCGCTCGACCCCTCGGACATGCCTACGGACCTGGGTTCGGGCACGGATTCGGGGACCGGCGGCTGGGCCGTGGGCGATCGGGTGGCCATCTCGCCGATGTTCTACTGCGGGCAGTGCCACGCCTGCTCCATCGGACGCGTCAACGCCTGCCGGCACATGAGCGTCTACGGCTGCTACGAGGATGGCTCGCTGGTGACCGAACAGGCCGTCCCGCTGGAGAAGCTGTACCGGGTCCCGGACGGACTGGAGCTGTCCTTGGCGCCCATGTCCGAGCCGGCCTCCATCGCCATGCAGGCCGTCAACCGCGGCCGCGCCGAGGCCGGAGAGACGGTCCTCGTCTCCGGAGCCGGACCGATCGGCCTCTTGGCCACCGTTTACCTCAAGGACCTGGGTTGTGACGTCACCGTCTCGGACATGAACCCGTCCCGGCTGGCACTGGCCGCGGCCTTGGGCGCGGACCGCACCTTCACCGTCACTCCCGGGGATTTCCCGACGGCGGCGCAGCGGACCGAGCTGGACCAGCTCACCCGCGGCGATGGTCCGTCCCTGGTCATCGACGCCACCGGTGCCCCCGCCTCGGTGGCCACCGGGGTGGACCTGGTGGCCACGGCCGGCCGCGTGGTCTGCGTCGGCATCTCCGACGCGGAACTGCGTCTGACCCTGCGCACCCTGCCGGTCAAGGAGATCGACCTGCTCGGCTCGCGCAACTCCCAGAACCTCATCGGCGAGGCGCTGGACCTGCTGGACCGCCATCAGGACAGCATCGGTGCCCTGCTGACCCACCGTTTCGCGTTCACCGAGCTCGACGCGGCCTTCACGACCCTGGTCGACCCGACCGCCGGCGTCGGGAAAATCGCGATCGACTTCCCGCAACGCTCTGAACGCTCTGAATGGTCTGAATCACGTGAAGGAGCCACCCGGCCATGA
- a CDS encoding tripartite tricarboxylate transporter TctB family protein has product MSTPDTSGSTTGSTTGSSAGTAERPGDHPEDLVLLKNLPYRLRELIPVVASVGLGITILVLVGGITDRGGDALGPRFWPTMLAWALIGLGVLLVFTNVLRGVRPSDIPEDMNWTGIGQMAATFAVLIGYLLLFNVLQFWLITMVVTVVLLLLYGIRNWKVLVFLPIIIGALLHLLFIVLLKVPL; this is encoded by the coding sequence GTGTCCACGCCTGACACCTCTGGTTCCACGACCGGTTCCACGACCGGTTCTTCTGCCGGGACCGCGGAACGTCCCGGTGATCATCCGGAGGACCTGGTCCTGCTGAAGAATCTGCCGTACCGACTGCGGGAACTGATTCCCGTGGTCGCGTCGGTCGGCCTGGGAATCACGATCCTCGTCCTGGTCGGTGGCATCACCGACCGGGGCGGGGATGCCCTGGGCCCACGGTTCTGGCCGACGATGCTCGCCTGGGCCCTGATCGGGCTCGGCGTCCTGCTGGTGTTCACGAACGTGCTGCGTGGGGTCCGCCCCTCAGACATCCCCGAGGACATGAACTGGACCGGGATCGGCCAGATGGCGGCGACTTTCGCTGTCCTGATCGGCTACCTGCTGCTGTTCAACGTCCTGCAGTTCTGGCTGATCACCATGGTCGTCACCGTGGTGCTGCTGTTGCTCTACGGCATCCGGAACTGGAAGGTCCTCGTCTTCCTCCCGATCATCATCGGTGCCCTGCTGCACCTGTTGTTCATCGTCCTCTTGAAGGTGCCCCTGTGA
- a CDS encoding IclR family transcriptional regulator: MANSPSGESLIQRLVRVLHAFDADHPELTASELAVRTGLSTSTAHRLAGDMAEEGLLRRTPDGRFRIGLVLWELGQRSSTYQEFGQAALPFMEAVHVTQRQNTSLAILDHDDGTIIYLERLISKDVSTDLTKVAGRLPVLSTAPGLAILAHSPRQLQERYLTSTWDRATRLSGITEVGLRRRLAQARTDGYAHLRGITVAGSSGTAAPVFGPGGRVLGAISIVAEVDQINLQIQVPVLLAATRGLSRQMGSRGKSGGWEPS; the protein is encoded by the coding sequence ATGGCGAACTCCCCTTCCGGCGAATCACTGATCCAGCGCCTGGTGCGGGTGCTGCATGCCTTCGACGCCGACCACCCGGAACTCACGGCCTCCGAACTGGCCGTCCGCACGGGGCTGTCCACCTCCACCGCCCACCGCCTCGCGGGGGACATGGCCGAGGAGGGGCTGCTGCGGCGCACCCCGGACGGCCGTTTCCGGATCGGTCTGGTGCTGTGGGAGCTGGGTCAGCGCAGCTCCACCTACCAGGAATTCGGCCAGGCGGCACTGCCGTTCATGGAGGCCGTGCACGTGACGCAGCGGCAGAACACCTCGCTGGCCATCCTGGACCACGACGACGGCACGATCATCTATCTGGAACGACTGATCAGCAAGGACGTGTCGACGGACCTGACCAAGGTCGCCGGCCGGTTGCCGGTGCTCTCCACGGCACCGGGGTTGGCCATCCTGGCGCACTCCCCGCGCCAGCTCCAAGAGCGGTACCTCACCTCGACCTGGGACCGGGCCACGCGCCTGTCCGGCATCACCGAGGTGGGCCTGCGCCGCCGACTGGCGCAGGCCCGTACCGACGGCTATGCCCACCTGCGGGGGATCACCGTGGCCGGCTCCTCGGGGACGGCCGCACCCGTCTTCGGGCCAGGAGGCCGGGTCCTGGGCGCCATCTCGATCGTGGCCGAGGTGGACCAGATCAACCTCCAGATCCAGGTCCCCGTCCTGCTGGCCGCAACGCGAGGGCTGTCCCGGCAGATGGGTTCGCGCGGGAAGTCCGGGGGATGGGAGCCCTCCTGA
- a CDS encoding FAD-dependent oxidoreductase, whose product MTDAVETRSLLTSVPELADRYDLVVIGSGCAGMTAALVAAQAGASVLVLEKADRLGGTTAAGGGVMWAPDNHLMGSRDFTDTPEDAAAYLRAATGGKLSEEEISWYVSTAAEAVRFLDENTRVDYAPLFRPDYHMEWPGATAGGRGLDHREFDPSVVPGLAETLRPPTYLPLLTMDERDQLHGAAPDPALLAGRAERGVRTMGGALAGALTASAWEAGVVIAAAAPATGLQRDAGKETYSGGWQVTVAGEREITAASVVIASGGFEWSTELTGTLLKFPVTPISAPSNAGDGLKLGLSVGGSFTETTDIWGVPVITAHGAIYDGRPSGRMGNVEATLPGGIVVNSAGRRFVNEALNYHDFSRVFANIDPETSQYANIPAYLVMDSRFVSRYPVAGNPVFSEPAEAPDWMVRADTLAELAQIIGVDPAGLEETVARFNPAAERGEDPEFGRGSSAQDRHLGDPQNLPNPCLAPLADPPFYAVQLHPGALGTAGGLRADMDGRVLDWNGAPLPGLYAAGNCSATVFKDAYPGGGATIGSAVTRAYAAGRHLTRTHLGGDAGV is encoded by the coding sequence ATGACCGATGCAGTGGAGACCCGTTCCCTCCTCACCTCCGTGCCCGAGCTCGCCGACCGCTATGACCTCGTCGTCATCGGCTCCGGTTGCGCCGGGATGACCGCGGCCCTCGTGGCCGCCCAGGCCGGTGCCTCGGTCCTGGTGCTGGAGAAAGCCGACCGGCTCGGCGGCACCACCGCCGCCGGGGGAGGCGTGATGTGGGCCCCGGACAACCACCTCATGGGATCGCGTGACTTCACGGACACCCCCGAGGACGCCGCCGCCTACCTGCGCGCCGCCACGGGTGGGAAACTCTCCGAGGAGGAGATCTCCTGGTACGTCTCCACTGCCGCGGAAGCGGTCCGCTTCCTGGACGAGAACACACGGGTGGACTACGCCCCGCTGTTCCGGCCCGACTATCACATGGAATGGCCCGGGGCCACGGCCGGAGGCCGCGGTCTGGACCACCGGGAGTTCGACCCCTCTGTGGTGCCGGGACTGGCGGAGACGTTGCGTCCACCGACCTACCTGCCGCTGCTGACCATGGACGAACGGGACCAGCTGCACGGCGCGGCCCCCGATCCCGCGCTGCTTGCCGGCCGCGCCGAGCGCGGGGTGCGCACGATGGGCGGGGCGCTGGCAGGTGCCCTGACCGCCTCGGCCTGGGAGGCCGGCGTCGTGATCGCGGCCGCTGCCCCGGCCACGGGACTGCAGCGTGACGCTGGCAAGGAGACGTACTCCGGCGGCTGGCAGGTGACGGTGGCCGGAGAGCGGGAGATCACGGCCGCATCCGTGGTCATCGCCTCCGGCGGCTTCGAATGGTCGACCGAGCTGACCGGAACCCTGCTCAAATTCCCCGTCACCCCGATCTCCGCGCCCAGCAATGCCGGGGACGGACTGAAGCTGGGCCTGTCCGTGGGCGGTTCCTTCACGGAGACCACGGACATCTGGGGCGTGCCCGTGATCACCGCCCACGGTGCCATCTACGACGGCCGGCCCTCGGGCCGGATGGGCAACGTGGAGGCCACCCTGCCCGGCGGCATCGTGGTGAACTCCGCCGGCCGCCGCTTCGTCAATGAGGCCCTGAACTACCACGACTTCTCCCGGGTCTTCGCGAACATCGACCCCGAGACCTCCCAGTACGCCAATATCCCGGCCTACCTGGTGATGGACTCGCGGTTCGTCTCCCGGTACCCCGTCGCCGGGAACCCGGTCTTCTCCGAGCCCGCCGAGGCCCCGGACTGGATGGTCCGGGCGGACACGCTGGCCGAGTTGGCGCAGATCATCGGCGTGGACCCGGCCGGCCTCGAGGAGACCGTGGCCCGTTTCAACCCGGCGGCGGAACGCGGCGAGGACCCGGAGTTCGGCCGGGGGTCCTCCGCCCAGGACCGGCACCTGGGAGACCCGCAGAACCTCCCCAACCCCTGCCTGGCACCGCTCGCGGACCCACCGTTCTACGCCGTGCAGCTGCACCCCGGCGCCCTGGGCACCGCGGGTGGCCTGCGCGCCGACATGGACGGACGAGTCCTGGACTGGAACGGGGCCCCGCTGCCCGGACTGTATGCCGCTGGCAACTGCTCGGCGACCGTTTTCAAGGACGCCTATCCCGGAGGCGGGGCCACGATCGGCTCGGCCGTCACTCGCGCCTATGCCGCGGGCCGGCATCTCACGCGGACCCACCTCGGCGGGGACGCCGGCGTCTAG